One Neoarius graeffei isolate fNeoGra1 chromosome 16, fNeoGra1.pri, whole genome shotgun sequence DNA segment encodes these proteins:
- the mrm2 gene encoding rRNA methyltransferase 2, mitochondrial gives MTLDILYSPCSHINMWKCLYLQICRLHSSAHLLKKAPVRLKGKTGAEQRWMVRQMKDPFVKAAHLQHFRCRSAFKLLEIDDKYHLLKPGLSVIDCGAAPGAWSQVAVQRVNSAGERPDLARGCVLGIDLLHIAPLQGAHFLSNRDITSPATHAELQELLPQAYADVLLSDMAPNATGLRELDHERLICMCLSLLELSEKLLRPGGSLLCKYWDGAFTHKLREGLTRAFQDVKTVKPKASRKESAELYFLARTFKKT, from the exons ATGACTTTGGATATTTTATACTCTCCATGCTCGCATATAAACATGTGGAAATGTTTATATTTGCAAATATGTCGCCTTCACAGCTCAGCCCATCTGCTGAAGAAAGCTCCTGTGAGGCTGAAGGGGAAGACTGGTGCAGAGCAGCGCTGGATGGTGCGACAGATGAAGGACCCCTTTGTTAAAGCTGCTCACCTTCAGCACTTCCGCTGCAGGAGTGCCTTCAAACTGCTGGAAATCGATGACAAATACCACCTTCTGAAGCCTGGTCTCAGTGTCATAGACTGCGGGGCTGCACCCGGGGCCTGGAGCCAAGTCGCAGTGCAAAGGGTCAATTCAGCTGGAGAAA GGCCTGATTTAGCCCGAGGGTGTGTACTTGGTATAGATCTGCTGCACATTGCCCCTTTGCAAGGTGCCCACTTCCTGTCCAACCGGGATATCACTAGTCCTGCTACTCATGCTGAGCTGCAGGAGCTGCTTCCTCAAGCTTACGCTGATGTCCTCCTCAGTGACATGGCACCCAACGCCACTGGGCTTAGGGAGCTGGACCATGAGCGACTCATATGCATGTGTCTTTCACTGTTAGAGCTCTCTGAGAAGCTGCTGCGGCCTGGAGGCTCGCTGCTGTGTAAATACTGGGATGGAGCGTTTACGCACAAGCTCCGGGAAGGTCTTACTCGTGCTTTTCAAGACGTGAAGACCGTGAAGCCTAAAGCAAGTAGAAAAGAGTCAGCGGAGTTATATTTCTTAGCCAGGACATTCAAGAAAACGTAG